Within the bacterium genome, the region TCGCCGCGCGTCTTCGATTCTTCCCAGTTGCTGGTACGCACTCGCCAGCAGATTCCAGGATTCCGCGTCGGTTCTGAACAGGCTCGTCAGGCGTTCGAGTTCCCGCACGGCATCTGATGTGTTGCCCATTTCGAGCAGTGTGATGGCCAGGCCAAAGCGCGCTCTACGAGAGTTCGCTGACTGATCGAGTACGCGCCGGAAACCCGCTGCGGCCGCCTCGTGCCGGGTCGCGTTGAGGTGATCGAAAGCTCGGTTGGTAAGGGCTCCCAGACGCTCCGATGCCGCCAGCGCAAATCCCGCGCGCTCGGCGAGATCGAGCAGACCGTCGGCGCGTTCGTTGTCCCCGGCATCGCGTGCGATCCGTGACTGTAGCCATAGATGCAGCGGCAATGACGCCGCGTCTTCCTGCGCTCCAGCGCGCGCGAGTTCCTCGACGAGCTTTCTCTCTGCTCCCTTGTTTGCGCGTCGTCTGCTCGATCCGGCGCCCAGTTCGAGCACGGGGCGATCGTCGCTGAGCAAAAGTCCCTTTCCCAGAACTCTGCGAACGGCTTTGGCGCTCGCGATGCGACGAGCGTGGAGTTCCCCGACGTCGCCCAGACCGAAGTGCCTGCGCAGCTCGTCGGGTGGCGGCGCGCGGCCGCTAAACGACTCGGGCCACACGATCGGAGTCTGCGAGCCGACCAGGATCAGACTGTCGGCGCCCCAGAAAATCTGCCCGTGTTCGAACGCGCTGTAGAAGGTGCGCAAGATGGCGCCCAGGTGCTCCGTTCCGAGTCGGGCCATGGGAATCCACTGCGCTGCCAGTCCGCCGCTTCGCAATGCGCGCCCAATACGGTTGAAGTACTCCAGTGAGTACAGTCCCGTTGCGCCGACCGACCACGGATGCACCGTATTGGCGACTACGATGTCGTATTCGCCGGGGTTGCGGGCCAGGAAGGCTCGGCCGTCGCCGCGCATCACCCGGATGCGCGCGTCGCGACCACTGGCCACTGCGCGATTGTCGGGTTCGAACATCACCGCGGCCCGCAACACGGAATCTGAGATCTCGACACAATCCAGTTTCTCGAGTGCGAAGCGCGACGCACTGCCCAGCGTGATGCCCGAACCGAATCCCACTTCGAAAAAACGCTTCGGTTGCGGATGCAGTAGCAGGGGAATCCCCGCCAGGAGCTCTTCGGTCTTGCGGGCGTTGCCGAAGGTGGAAGCCTCGGGATCTCCGTCGACGATCAGGTCGCGGCGACCACCGTAGTGGAGCACCGCAACACTCGCCTGGCGACCGTGTTCCAGGAAGATGGCCTGCGGGCTGTCGTTCGTTGGCCGGGTGCCAATCAGGACCAGCCCGGTGAGCGCGATGACGACAAGAGTCAGCCCCGCCCGCACCCGACGAGTGCCCACATCTCCCGAGCTACGCAGGGCAAAACCCGCTGCGAGCACGGAACTCGCGGCCGCGCAGATGAGAATCCCGCCCTCGAG harbors:
- a CDS encoding tetratricopeptide repeat protein yields the protein MIRFAFLALLSGVPALAYQVAWTRETALLAGAHIEAISTVLATFFGGLALGNRLLGPLSDRCRSPLLLFAGLEAVAGLVAFLSPSLLRALGAGPLAGAPQEAQLLAAGAIVFPATFALGGSLPALLRTATPDGPESAGAVGWIVGSNTAGAVVGVLLATLTIPEIGLQSTLRLAGASGLVVAALAVWLARRAPSAFPESALLESTPADPTAPSGRPPAFWLASAALAGSVTLAYEVLATRAAMLRLGSSLYAWAVTLGLFLIGLALGNWIAARRAARSLNASSDLAWIQLGSALLLIGAASRGVPSATLPASGVHLLSLFSLGVWIFPATLLMGAAFPIFARGALAAAPRVGSAFGSLTAANTAGGVAGSLLAPFVLIPIAGLEGGILICAAASSVLAAGFALRSSGDVGTRRVRAGLTLVVIALTGLVLIGTRPTNDSPQAIFLEHGRQASVAVLHYGGRRDLIVDGDPEASTFGNARKTEELLAGIPLLLHPQPKRFFEVGFGSGITLGSASRFALEKLDCVEISDSVLRAAVMFEPDNRAVASGRDARIRVMRGDGRAFLARNPGEYDIVVANTVHPWSVGATGLYSLEYFNRIGRALRSGGLAAQWIPMARLGTEHLGAILRTFYSAFEHGQIFWGADSLILVGSQTPIVWPESFSGRAPPPDELRRHFGLGDVGELHARRIASAKAVRRVLGKGLLLSDDRPVLELGAGSSRRRANKGAERKLVEELARAGAQEDAASLPLHLWLQSRIARDAGDNERADGLLDLAERAGFALAASERLGALTNRAFDHLNATRHEAAAAGFRRVLDQSANSRRARFGLAITLLEMGNTSDAVRELERLTSLFRTDAESWNLLASAYQQLGRIEDARRAIERALESDPVFPQALANAGRLAAEAGNLPGAEAYLSRLETVRPLGPGPLVAAVRQAIALARTRP